In the genome of Hymenobacter taeanensis, one region contains:
- a CDS encoding ankyrin repeat domain-containing protein, giving the protein MKQLLLIFALFLTSAVAFAQTPTQKVYAAVVKNKVPDVEALLAGGADANAPVEMVPGFPTTFLIIAAGHGQLDVVKALVKHKAQVDKTDSFAATALMAAAANGSLDVVEFLLANGANPKAKDKDGKDVLANAKEGGNADVVKLIQTKAK; this is encoded by the coding sequence ATGAAACAACTTCTTCTAATTTTTGCCTTGTTTTTAACATCGGCAGTTGCTTTTGCACAAACCCCAACGCAGAAAGTATATGCTGCAGTAGTAAAAAATAAAGTTCCCGATGTGGAGGCCCTGCTAGCCGGTGGCGCCGATGCAAACGCACCCGTAGAAATGGTACCTGGCTTTCCAACTACTTTCTTGATCATTGCCGCTGGTCACGGGCAGCTTGATGTAGTAAAGGCCCTAGTAAAACACAAAGCCCAAGTAGATAAAACCGACAGCTTTGCCGCCACCGCTCTCATGGCCGCCGCTGCCAACGGCAGCCTAGATGTAGTCGAGTTCCTGCTCGCCAACGGGGCCAACCCCAAGGCCAAAGACAAAGATGGCAAGGACGTATTAGCCAATGCTAAAGAAGGCGGCAACGCCGACGTAGTAAAGCTGATTCAGACCAAGGCCAAATAA
- a CDS encoding tellurite resistance/C4-dicarboxylate transporter family protein, which translates to MRNIIQQFQPIYFALVMSTGVISLAAEALQMKDLAEALLYLNVLVYPLLLVLLFLRAITAFAGLRAELTSHEKGATFLAFVPATCLLGSQVVQLQHNSGLGSALWLLGAGAWVVLLYAFWFGVSIGDAKPQLGKGLNGSWLLMVVATESLAVLGTKLASSWAVPVEVSLFTMLSLFLLGGLLYVVLMCLLVYRLTFKPLAGEEIGATYWIGVGASAITVLAGTTLVTSLKQSQALPDLLPFIKGGSLLFWAVSTWWIPLVAGLRLWNHLTTRPPFQYAPTYWSMVFPLGMYTAATLRLAEALPLPALRVVPAYSIYVALLAWLLTFGAMLYHLITAAAKPAAL; encoded by the coding sequence ATGAGGAATATCATTCAGCAGTTTCAGCCCATCTACTTTGCCTTGGTCATGTCAACAGGGGTTATCTCCCTGGCAGCGGAAGCGCTGCAAATGAAGGACTTGGCTGAAGCGCTGTTGTACCTGAATGTTCTGGTCTATCCGCTGTTGCTGGTCCTGCTGTTCCTGCGCGCCATTACTGCCTTTGCCGGTTTGCGGGCCGAGCTAACCTCGCACGAAAAGGGGGCAACCTTCCTGGCCTTTGTGCCCGCCACCTGCCTGCTAGGCAGCCAGGTAGTGCAGCTGCAGCATAACTCGGGCTTGGGCAGTGCACTCTGGCTGCTGGGAGCCGGGGCCTGGGTAGTGCTACTATATGCCTTTTGGTTTGGGGTAAGCATTGGTGATGCTAAGCCTCAGCTGGGTAAAGGCCTAAACGGCAGTTGGCTGCTGATGGTAGTGGCCACTGAATCGCTGGCGGTGTTGGGCACAAAGCTAGCCTCGAGCTGGGCTGTACCAGTAGAAGTGAGCCTGTTTACCATGCTTAGCTTGTTCCTGCTGGGTGGGTTGTTGTACGTTGTGCTTATGTGCTTGCTTGTATACCGCCTCACGTTCAAGCCACTGGCCGGTGAGGAAATTGGAGCGACCTACTGGATTGGGGTAGGGGCCAGCGCTATAACGGTACTGGCTGGCACCACGTTAGTAACCTCCCTCAAGCAAAGCCAGGCCCTGCCTGATCTGCTGCCTTTTATAAAAGGGGGTAGCCTGCTGTTTTGGGCCGTGAGCACTTGGTGGATTCCGTTGGTAGCGGGGCTGCGGCTCTGGAACCACCTTACAACGCGCCCTCCCTTCCAGTATGCTCCTACGTACTGGAGCATGGTGTTTCCGCTGGGCATGTATACCGCCGCCACCCTCCGCCTCGCCGAAGCCTTGCCGCTGCCCGCGTTACGCGTCGTCCCGGCCTATAGTATATATGTGGCGCTGCTGGCCTGGCTGCTTACGTTTGGCGCCATGCTATACCACCTAATTACTGCGGCAGCTAAGCCAGCAGCGCTATAA
- a CDS encoding dienelactone hydrolase family protein yields MSYPNAVSLTASDNTQFNAYTAFPAAEGPHPGILLLQEAFGVNGHIRNVADRLAQAGYVVIAPELFHRTAEPGLEIPYSNFAGALPHYSAITPEGLTADLQACFDWLRSQENVTDKIGSIGFCLGGRVSFLANAALPLAAGVSYYGGGTHLLKDRAQDLHAPHLFFWGGLDQHISKEHIAQVTDAVEAAGKPYINTFISYADHGFHCDERPSYHPQAAAEAWALTLAFFQEKLR; encoded by the coding sequence ATGAGCTACCCCAATGCGGTTTCCCTCACCGCCTCCGATAACACCCAGTTTAATGCGTACACGGCTTTTCCGGCGGCGGAAGGCCCGCACCCAGGCATTTTGCTGCTGCAGGAAGCTTTCGGCGTTAACGGCCACATCCGCAACGTAGCCGATCGGTTGGCCCAGGCGGGCTACGTAGTTATTGCGCCTGAGCTGTTCCACCGCACCGCTGAGCCGGGCCTGGAAATTCCGTATTCCAATTTTGCCGGTGCCTTGCCGCACTATAGCGCTATTACGCCTGAAGGCCTCACCGCCGACCTGCAAGCCTGCTTCGACTGGCTGCGGAGCCAGGAAAATGTGACGGATAAGATTGGCAGTATTGGGTTTTGCCTGGGTGGGCGCGTGTCGTTTCTGGCGAATGCCGCGTTGCCGCTGGCAGCAGGCGTGTCGTACTACGGCGGCGGTACCCACCTGCTGAAAGACCGCGCCCAGGACCTGCACGCCCCGCACCTGTTCTTCTGGGGTGGCCTAGACCAGCACATCAGCAAAGAGCACATTGCGCAGGTAACCGACGCGGTGGAGGCCGCCGGTAAACCTTACATCAACACCTTCATCTCCTACGCCGACCACGGCTTCCACTGCGACGAGCGGCCCAGCTACCATCCTCAGGCCGCCGCTGAAGCCTGGGCACTCACGCTGGCTTTCTTCCAGGAGAAACTGCGCTAG